A DNA window from Oryctolagus cuniculus chromosome 21, mOryCun1.1, whole genome shotgun sequence contains the following coding sequences:
- the PRKAB1 gene encoding 5'-AMP-activated protein kinase subunit beta-1 yields the protein MGNTSSERAALERHGGHKTPRRDSSGGAKDGDRPKILMDGPEDADLFHSEEIKAPEKEEFLAWQHDLEVNDKAPAQARPTVFRWTGGGKEVYLSGSFNNWSKLPLTRSHNNFVAILDLPEGEHQYKFFVDGQWTHDPSEPVVTSQLGTVNNVIQVKKTDFEVFDALMVDSQKCSDVSELSSSPPGPYHQEPYVSKPEERFKAPPILPPHLLQVILNKDTGISCDPALLPEPNHVMLNHLYALSIKDGVMVLSATHRYKKKYVTTLLYKPI from the exons ATGGGCAACACGAGCAGTGAGCGCGCCGCGCTGGAGCGGCACGGCGGCCACAAGACGCCCCGCAGGGACAGCTCGGGGGGCGCCAAGGACGGGGACAGGCCCAAGATCCTGATGGACGGCCCCGAGGACGCCGACCTCTTCCACTCGGAGGAGATCAAG GCCCCCGAGAAGGAGGAGTTCCTGGCCTGGCAGCACGATCTGGAGGTGAACGACAAAGCCCCCGCCCAGGCCCGGCCGACGGTGTTCCGGTGGACGGGAGGCGGGAAGGAAGTGTACCTCTCTGGGTCCTTCAACAACTGGAGCAAGCTGCCCCTCACCAGAAG CCACAATAACTTTGTAGCCATCCTGGATCTGCCAGAAGGAGAGCATCAGTACAAGTTCTTtgtggatgggcagtggacaCACGACCCTTCGGAG ccAGTAGTGACCAGCCAGCTTGGCACGGTTAACAACGTCATTCAGGTGAAGAAGACGGACTTCGAAGTATTTGATGCTTTAATGGTGGACTCCCAAAAGTGCTCCGATGTGTCTG AGCTGTCCAGTTCCCCGCCGGGACCCTACCATCAGGAGCCCTATGTGTCCAAGCCAGAGGAGCGGTTTAAAGCTCCGCCCATTCTCCCTCCACACCTGCTGCAGGTCATCCTGAACAAGGACACCGGCATTTCC TGTGACCCGGCCTTGCTCCCTGAGCCCAACCACGTCATGCTGAACCACCTCTACGCACTCTCCATCAAG GATGGAGTGATGGTGCTTAGTGCGACCCACCGGTACAAGAAAAAGTACGTCACCACCCTGCTGTACAAGCCCATATGA